From a region of the Streptomyces tirandamycinicus genome:
- a CDS encoding metal ABC transporter permease — MIMEFLQDPFMQRALLAALLVGVTAPAVGIHLVQRRQALMGDGIGHVALTGVGLGFLLSTNPVWMAALVAVAGSVAMELIRAYGRTRGDIALAMLFYGGMAGGVMLMNLSATGSNANLTSYLFGSLSTVSDEDVVAICLLAGFVLLVTVGLRRQLFAISQDEEFARVTGLPVRALNLLVAVTAAVTVTVAMRVVGLLLVSALMVVPVAAAQQVTRSFAVTFVVAVATGVAVTLTGTVTSYYRDVPPGATIVLLAIAVFVLFTALAAPLARRRSRAAAAGGAAGAECDVDVAATRRPVGDAAV; from the coding sequence CTGATCATGGAATTCCTCCAGGACCCCTTCATGCAGCGGGCGCTGCTGGCCGCGCTGCTGGTCGGTGTCACGGCACCGGCCGTGGGCATCCATCTGGTGCAGCGCCGGCAGGCGCTGATGGGCGACGGCATCGGCCATGTCGCGCTGACCGGTGTCGGTCTCGGTTTCCTGCTGTCCACGAACCCGGTGTGGATGGCGGCGCTGGTCGCGGTGGCCGGTTCGGTGGCGATGGAGCTGATCCGGGCGTACGGGCGGACCCGCGGCGACATCGCGCTGGCCATGCTGTTCTACGGCGGTATGGCGGGCGGTGTGATGCTGATGAATCTCAGCGCCACCGGATCCAACGCCAATCTGACGTCGTACCTGTTCGGTTCGCTGTCCACCGTCTCGGACGAGGACGTGGTCGCGATCTGCCTGCTGGCGGGGTTCGTGCTGCTGGTAACGGTGGGGTTGCGGCGCCAGCTGTTCGCGATCAGCCAGGACGAGGAGTTCGCCCGGGTCACGGGCCTGCCGGTGCGGGCGCTGAATCTGCTGGTGGCGGTGACCGCCGCGGTGACGGTGACGGTCGCGATGCGGGTCGTCGGGCTGCTGCTGGTGAGCGCGCTGATGGTGGTGCCGGTGGCGGCGGCGCAGCAGGTGACCCGCTCGTTCGCGGTGACGTTCGTGGTGGCGGTGGCGACCGGGGTGGCGGTGACGCTGACGGGCACGGTGACCTCGTACTACCGCGACGTGCCGCCGGGTGCGACGATCGTGCTGCTGGCGATCGCGGTGTTCGTGCTGTTCACCGCGCTGGCGGCGCCGCTGGCGCGGCGGCGGTCGAGGGCGGCCGCGGCCGGCGGCGCCGCGGGGGCCGAGTGCGACGTGGACGTCGCGGCGACCCGCCGTCCGGTGGGTGACGCCGCGGTCTGA
- a CDS encoding isoprenyl transferase, with amino-acid sequence MARSGILGRSRREYQVPEPHPSGALPPRIPADLVPNHVAVVMDGNGRWAKERGLPRTEGHKVGEGVVLDVLKGCLEMGVKNLSLYAFSTENWKRSPEEVRFLMNFNRDVIRRRRDEMNALGIRIRWVGRMPKMWKSVVQELQVAQEQTRTNDAMTLYFCVNYGGRAEIADAAKKIAADVAAGRLDPSKVNEKTFQKYLYYPDMPDVDLFLRPSGEQRTSNYLIWQSSYAEMVFQDVLWPDFDRRDLWRACLEYAQRDRRFGGAIPNEELARIEKQLDKG; translated from the coding sequence ATGGCACGAAGCGGAATCCTGGGACGATCCCGCCGCGAGTACCAGGTCCCCGAGCCGCACCCGTCCGGGGCGCTCCCGCCGAGGATCCCCGCCGACCTCGTGCCGAACCACGTCGCCGTCGTCATGGACGGCAACGGGCGCTGGGCCAAGGAACGCGGCCTGCCGCGCACCGAGGGCCACAAGGTCGGCGAGGGAGTCGTCCTCGACGTGCTCAAGGGCTGCCTGGAGATGGGCGTCAAGAACCTCTCCCTGTACGCCTTCTCCACCGAGAACTGGAAGCGCTCCCCGGAGGAAGTGCGCTTCCTGATGAACTTCAACCGCGACGTCATCCGCCGCCGCCGCGACGAGATGAACGCACTCGGCATCCGCATCCGCTGGGTCGGCCGCATGCCCAAGATGTGGAAGTCCGTCGTCCAGGAACTCCAGGTCGCCCAGGAGCAGACCAGGACCAACGACGCCATGACGCTGTACTTCTGCGTCAACTACGGCGGGCGCGCCGAGATCGCCGACGCCGCGAAGAAGATCGCCGCAGACGTCGCCGCCGGCCGGCTGGACCCCTCCAAGGTCAACGAGAAGACGTTCCAGAAGTACCTGTACTACCCGGACATGCCGGACGTCGATCTTTTCCTCCGCCCCAGCGGCGAGCAGCGTACCTCCAACTACCTCATCTGGCAGAGCAGTTACGCCGAGATGGTCTTCCAGGACGTGCTCTGGCCCGACTTCGACCGGCGCGACCTGTGGCGGGCATGCCTGGAGTACGCCCAGCGCGACCGCCGCTTCGGAGGCGCCATCCCCAACGAGGAACTCGCCCGCATCGAGAAGCAACTCGACAAGGGGTAG
- a CDS encoding Fur family transcriptional regulator yields MATAGPPVRGRSTRQRAAVAAALDEVDEFRSAQELHDMLKHRGDSVGLTTVYRTLQSLADAGEVDVLRTSDGESVYRRCASGEHHHHLVCRMCGKAVEVEGPAVEQWAETIAAQHGYVNVAHTVEIFGTCAECAKK; encoded by the coding sequence GTGGCGACGGCTGGACCCCCCGTGCGCGGCCGGTCGACCCGGCAGCGGGCCGCGGTGGCGGCGGCGCTGGACGAGGTGGACGAGTTCCGCAGTGCGCAGGAGCTGCACGACATGCTCAAGCACCGCGGCGATTCGGTCGGCCTGACGACGGTCTACCGGACGCTGCAGTCGCTCGCCGACGCCGGCGAGGTCGACGTGCTGCGCACCAGCGACGGCGAGTCGGTGTACCGGCGTTGCGCGTCGGGCGAGCACCACCACCATCTGGTGTGCCGGATGTGCGGCAAGGCAGTCGAGGTCGAGGGCCCGGCGGTGGAGCAGTGGGCGGAGACCATTGCGGCGCAGCACGGCTATGTGAACGTGGCACACACGGTGGAGATCTTCGGCACCTGCGCGGAGTGCGCGAAGAAGTGA
- a CDS encoding tetratricopeptide repeat protein, with protein sequence MLRTRATAGLVAASALLSVPLAAALHASTCGTPTPLLAPLVPLAPFVWPLVAAAAAGAAYTAVRRARTRRRPAGPPPRAATSAPPDPAELPSPVDHFTGRATETGAVLGLVRAGHRAIALTGPPGTGKSALAVRLAHELGPLFPDGRLYAELGGGRGEPSAPAAVLAGLLAALGAPAEEQSGTSDALSARFRGRTAGRRILLLLDDAADACQARALLPAGEHCLTLLTSRDALRNLPEAAPVPLTPLTEPDALALLAAVAGPGRPAAGPDHARTAVHACGRLPLAVRAAAGVSRSMPTGQMPALAGRLAAERDRLHQLRMDDLAVRAAFETAYAALGAPDRALLRALGACPAGRVTVRIAAAAADLDPAATRGGFRRLTDAQLARPEGPGGYRLHDLVRRLAAERLDHETAPAERRASLERIVTACTEDATDPGSRAWGATEQYAVPHLVRAAVREGLLNHAHALALAADPWLEGRPGQSARVAMWAAVLDAARRSGEQGWTAHAMRGLGAAYAHEGRLDRAVDHLRMAVALGRHLAGRTEQTATRRLLGAALRGAGRYEEALRELRTAWEDCREAGDTAGEAEVLRALGALHLDRRRPDEAIDCLERALPLLARHAGDAAALARHAGDAAVLADTRRRLGTAYAQTGGFVPAERHLHGALALYRRGGLTAGEGWTLTELGHLEERRGAYGAGVELHRAALAAFERAGLGAGIAASAEAVGDNLLVQGDPLGADEEYRRAADAHRRLGDHAREAEVRRKLGA encoded by the coding sequence GTGCTGCGCACTCGTGCGACTGCCGGGCTGGTCGCGGCATCGGCGCTGCTGTCGGTTCCGCTCGCCGCGGCACTCCACGCGTCCACCTGCGGCACCCCCACTCCGCTCCTCGCCCCGCTCGTGCCCCTCGCCCCCTTCGTCTGGCCGCTCGTGGCAGCCGCGGCGGCAGGTGCCGCGTACACCGCCGTCCGCCGGGCGCGAACCCGGCGGCGCCCGGCCGGCCCGCCGCCCCGGGCCGCCACCTCCGCCCCGCCGGACCCGGCCGAACTCCCGTCCCCCGTGGACCACTTCACCGGCCGCGCCACCGAGACCGGCGCCGTCCTGGGCCTCGTCCGCGCCGGCCACCGCGCCATCGCCCTGACCGGCCCGCCGGGCACCGGCAAGTCCGCGCTCGCCGTCCGCCTCGCCCATGAACTCGGGCCGCTGTTCCCCGACGGGCGGCTGTACGCCGAGCTCGGCGGCGGACGCGGCGAACCGTCGGCCCCCGCCGCCGTGCTGGCGGGGCTCCTCGCCGCCCTCGGCGCCCCCGCCGAGGAACAGTCGGGCACCAGCGACGCGCTGTCCGCCCGCTTCCGCGGCCGCACCGCTGGCCGGCGGATCCTGCTGCTCCTCGACGACGCCGCGGACGCCTGCCAGGCCCGCGCCCTGCTGCCGGCGGGCGAGCACTGCCTGACTCTCCTCACCAGCCGTGACGCGCTCCGGAACCTGCCCGAGGCCGCGCCCGTTCCGCTCACCCCGCTCACCGAACCCGACGCGCTCGCCCTCCTCGCCGCCGTCGCCGGGCCCGGCCGCCCCGCCGCCGGACCCGACCACGCGCGGACCGCCGTCCACGCCTGCGGACGCCTCCCGCTCGCCGTCCGCGCCGCGGCCGGCGTGTCCCGCTCCATGCCCACCGGGCAGATGCCGGCGCTCGCCGGCCGCCTCGCCGCCGAACGCGACCGCCTCCACCAGCTGCGCATGGACGACCTCGCCGTCCGGGCCGCCTTCGAAACCGCCTACGCCGCACTCGGCGCCCCCGACCGGGCACTGCTGCGCGCCCTCGGCGCCTGCCCGGCGGGCCGCGTCACCGTACGGATCGCCGCGGCCGCGGCGGACCTCGACCCCGCCGCAACCCGCGGCGGCTTCCGGCGCCTCACCGACGCCCAACTCGCCCGGCCCGAGGGCCCCGGCGGGTACCGGCTGCACGACCTGGTCCGCCGGCTCGCCGCGGAACGCCTCGACCACGAAACGGCCCCCGCCGAACGCCGGGCGTCACTCGAACGGATCGTGACCGCCTGCACCGAGGACGCCACCGACCCGGGCAGCCGCGCCTGGGGCGCCACGGAGCAGTACGCCGTCCCCCACCTCGTCCGGGCCGCCGTACGCGAGGGGCTGCTCAACCACGCCCACGCGCTCGCCCTCGCCGCCGACCCCTGGCTGGAGGGGCGCCCCGGTCAGAGCGCGCGCGTCGCCATGTGGGCCGCCGTCCTCGACGCGGCCCGCCGCTCCGGAGAGCAGGGCTGGACGGCGCACGCCATGCGCGGCCTCGGCGCCGCGTACGCGCACGAAGGGCGGCTCGACCGGGCCGTGGACCATCTGCGTATGGCGGTCGCCCTCGGGCGGCACCTCGCCGGCCGCACCGAACAGACCGCCACCCGGCGGCTGTTGGGCGCCGCCCTGCGCGGCGCCGGACGGTACGAGGAGGCCCTGCGGGAGCTGCGCACCGCGTGGGAGGACTGCCGGGAGGCGGGCGACACCGCGGGCGAGGCGGAGGTGCTGCGCGCCCTCGGTGCCCTCCACCTGGACCGCCGCCGCCCCGACGAGGCGATCGACTGCCTGGAGCGGGCACTGCCCCTACTCGCCCGGCACGCCGGTGACGCGGCCGCACTCGCCCGGCACGCCGGTGACGCGGCCGTACTTGCCGACACCCGGCGCCGACTCGGTACGGCCTACGCCCAGACCGGCGGCTTCGTGCCCGCCGAGCGCCATCTGCACGGCGCCCTCGCCCTCTACCGCCGGGGCGGCCTCACGGCGGGGGAGGGCTGGACGCTGACCGAGCTGGGGCACCTGGAGGAGCGGCGCGGCGCGTACGGCGCGGGAGTGGAACTGCACCGCGCCGCGCTGGCCGCCTTCGAACGCGCCGGGCTCGGCGCCGGGATCGCGGCGTCCGCCGAGGCGGTGGGCGACAACCTGCTCGTGCAGGGCGACCCGCTGGGCGCCGACGAGGAGTACCGCAGGGCCGCCGACGCCCACCGGCGGCTGGGCGACCACGCCCGCGAAGCCGAGGTCCGGCGCAAACTCGGCGCCTGA
- a CDS encoding TerB family tellurite resistance protein has protein sequence MLPARGQSGRKPRIHGHRGLRVFGTRTSWTTVGDGEFFCPECGGDRNYRRRTGRRRFTVLGVPVLPRGLAGPVVECAACHSHFGTDALDHPTTGRFSAMLRDAVHTVALAVLAAGGTSARPVRRTAVAAVRAAGISDCTEDQLTALVEALAADTGRFITDAGPCGAALAIELHEALEPLTPHLAPAGRESILLQGAGIALADGPYTPAEREVLTTVGNALQLCADDTARLLAAARTPSP, from the coding sequence GTGCTGCCAGCCCGCGGACAGAGCGGCCGAAAACCGCGCATCCACGGCCATCGTGGACTTCGTGTCTTCGGGACGCGCACCTCGTGGACCACCGTCGGCGACGGCGAGTTCTTCTGCCCGGAGTGCGGAGGCGACCGCAACTACCGCCGCCGCACCGGCCGCCGCCGCTTCACCGTCCTCGGTGTCCCCGTCCTCCCGCGCGGCCTGGCCGGGCCGGTCGTCGAATGCGCCGCCTGCCACAGCCACTTCGGCACCGACGCCCTGGACCACCCCACCACCGGCCGCTTCTCCGCGATGCTCCGCGACGCCGTGCACACCGTCGCACTCGCCGTCCTGGCCGCCGGGGGGACCTCCGCCCGCCCGGTCCGGCGGACCGCGGTCGCCGCGGTCCGCGCCGCCGGGATCAGCGACTGCACCGAGGACCAGCTGACCGCCCTGGTGGAGGCGCTCGCCGCCGACACCGGCCGCTTCATCACCGACGCGGGACCCTGCGGCGCGGCCCTCGCCATCGAGCTCCACGAGGCGCTGGAACCGCTCACCCCGCATCTGGCCCCGGCCGGACGCGAATCGATCCTGCTGCAGGGCGCCGGCATCGCCCTCGCCGACGGGCCCTACACCCCGGCGGAGCGGGAGGTGCTGACCACGGTCGGCAACGCGCTTCAGCTGTGCGCCGACGACACGGCACGCCTGCTCGCCGCAGCGCGCACACCGTCCCCGTAG
- a CDS encoding metal ABC transporter ATP-binding protein, with product MESAAEPVISVRGARATLGSRPVLRGVDLTVERGEVVALLGANGSGKSTAVRSMIGQVPLTGGSVSLFGTELRRFRAWSRVGYVPQRTTATSGVPATVREVVASGRLSHSRLGLPSKRDRAAVRRAIEVVGLADRAKDSVSALSGGQHQRVLIARALAAEPELLIMDEPMAGVDLTSQGVLAGTLREQVAAGTTVLLVLHELGPLEPLIDRAVVLRDGCVVHDGPPPRAVGQHALPGHDHVHPHAADEPLRTGLLT from the coding sequence ATGGAGTCCGCCGCAGAGCCCGTCATATCCGTCCGCGGGGCCCGGGCGACACTGGGGTCCCGGCCCGTGCTGCGCGGTGTCGACCTCACCGTGGAGCGCGGCGAGGTGGTCGCGCTGCTCGGTGCGAACGGCTCGGGCAAGTCGACGGCCGTGCGGTCGATGATCGGCCAGGTGCCGCTCACGGGCGGTTCGGTGTCCTTGTTCGGTACGGAGCTGCGCCGTTTCCGTGCGTGGTCGCGCGTGGGCTATGTGCCGCAGCGCACGACCGCGACGAGCGGGGTGCCTGCGACGGTCCGGGAGGTGGTGGCGTCCGGCCGGCTGTCGCACTCGAGGCTGGGGCTGCCGTCGAAGCGAGACCGTGCGGCGGTGCGGCGGGCGATCGAGGTCGTCGGGCTCGCCGACCGGGCGAAGGACTCGGTGAGCGCGCTCTCCGGAGGGCAGCACCAGCGGGTGCTGATCGCCCGTGCGCTGGCCGCGGAGCCCGAACTGCTCATCATGGACGAGCCGATGGCGGGTGTGGACCTCACCAGTCAGGGGGTTCTCGCCGGGACGCTGCGGGAGCAGGTGGCGGCGGGGACGACGGTGCTGCTGGTGCTCCATGAGCTGGGTCCGCTGGAGCCGCTGATCGACCGGGCGGTGGTGCTGCGGGACGGCTGCGTCGTCCATGACGGACCGCCGCCGCGTGCCGTGGGGCAGCATGCGCTGCCCGGTCACGACCACGTACATCCGCACGCGGCCGACGAGCCGCTCCGCACGGGACTGCTGACCTGA
- the recO gene encoding DNA repair protein RecO, protein MTLFRDDGIVLRTQKLGEADRIITILTRGHGRVRAVARGVRRTKSKFGARLEPFSHVDVQFFARGSDLVGRGLPLCTQSETIAPYGSGIVTDYARYTSGTAMLETAERFTDHEGEPSVQQYLLLVGGLRTLARGEHPPHLVLDAFLLRSLAVNGYAPSFSDCARCGMPGPNRFFSAAAGGVVCGDCRVPGCVVPSAEALGLLGALLTGDWDTAEACEERHVREGSGLVSAYLYWHLERGLRSLRYVEKHAQKHPEKHPEKK, encoded by the coding sequence ATGACCCTGTTCCGCGACGACGGCATCGTGCTGCGCACCCAGAAGCTGGGCGAGGCGGACCGCATCATCACGATCCTCACCCGCGGACACGGACGGGTCCGCGCCGTCGCCCGCGGAGTACGCCGCACCAAATCGAAGTTCGGCGCCCGCCTCGAACCGTTCTCGCACGTCGACGTGCAGTTCTTCGCCCGCGGCAGCGACCTCGTCGGCCGCGGCCTGCCGCTGTGCACCCAGAGCGAGACGATCGCCCCGTACGGCAGCGGCATCGTCACCGACTACGCCCGCTACACCTCCGGCACCGCCATGCTGGAGACCGCGGAGAGGTTCACCGACCACGAGGGCGAGCCGTCCGTACAGCAGTACCTGCTGCTGGTCGGCGGGCTCCGCACCCTCGCCCGCGGGGAGCACCCGCCGCACCTCGTGCTCGACGCGTTCCTGCTGCGCTCCCTCGCCGTCAACGGCTACGCGCCGTCGTTCTCCGACTGCGCGCGATGCGGCATGCCCGGGCCGAACCGGTTCTTCTCCGCCGCCGCCGGCGGGGTCGTATGCGGCGACTGCCGCGTCCCCGGCTGCGTCGTACCCTCTGCTGAGGCGCTCGGCCTGCTCGGCGCGCTGCTGACCGGCGACTGGGACACGGCGGAGGCGTGCGAGGAACGCCATGTCAGGGAAGGCAGCGGACTGGTCTCCGCCTATCTGTACTGGCACCTGGAGCGCGGCCTGCGCTCGCTGCGGTACGTCGAGAAGCACGCCCAGAAGCACCCAGAGAAGCACCCCGAGAAGAAGTGA
- a CDS encoding ArsR/SmtB family transcription factor, which produces MQVPLYQAKAEFFRMLGHPVRIRVLELLQNGPVPVRDLLTAIEVEPSNLSQQLAVLRRAGIVVSIRDGSTVSYALAGGDVAELLRAARRILTELLVGQNELLEELRQADV; this is translated from the coding sequence ATGCAGGTACCGCTGTACCAGGCCAAGGCGGAGTTCTTCCGCATGCTCGGGCACCCCGTCCGCATCCGGGTGCTGGAGCTCCTGCAGAACGGTCCGGTGCCGGTGCGCGACCTGCTCACGGCGATCGAGGTCGAACCGTCCAACCTGTCCCAGCAACTGGCCGTGCTGCGCCGCGCCGGCATCGTGGTGTCGATACGCGACGGCTCCACCGTCAGTTACGCCCTCGCCGGCGGCGACGTCGCGGAACTGCTGCGGGCCGCCCGCCGCATCCTCACCGAACTCCTCGTCGGCCAGAACGAACTCCTGGAGGAGCTCCGCCAGGCCGACGTGTGA